One genomic window of alpha proteobacterium U9-1i includes the following:
- a CDS encoding putative methyltransferase bldM, whose product MSDDAGAGNKEFGWSKFDPESYVQHYYADPHPDDDEVVRRTCAALIEGAAGRTDLDVLDVGTGPNLFPLLSALPVARRVTAWEYAESNIAWLHQEAKRAALRAPWLHFWEIARAAHGMADASPEAPMAALRAKLDAVQGSIFDLPAANWDAATMFFCAESITARQDEFENACACFARAVRPGGMLAAAFLAGSRGYTVGSEEYPAVSVGPDELEAAFSKLATGMTVERIGDREEEIRSGYSGMLFLTARAR is encoded by the coding sequence ATGTCGGACGACGCTGGCGCGGGGAATAAGGAATTCGGCTGGTCCAAATTCGATCCCGAATCCTACGTTCAGCACTATTATGCCGATCCCCATCCTGACGATGACGAGGTCGTGCGTCGCACCTGCGCCGCGCTGATCGAGGGCGCCGCCGGTCGCACTGATCTCGACGTGCTCGACGTCGGCACCGGACCGAACCTGTTTCCGCTCTTGTCCGCACTGCCGGTCGCGCGCCGCGTGACAGCCTGGGAATATGCCGAGAGCAACATTGCGTGGTTGCATCAGGAAGCGAAGCGCGCCGCTTTGCGCGCGCCGTGGCTGCACTTTTGGGAAATCGCCCGCGCCGCCCACGGTATGGCCGATGCCAGCCCAGAGGCGCCCATGGCGGCGCTCCGCGCCAAACTCGACGCTGTCCAAGGCTCAATTTTCGATCTGCCGGCGGCGAACTGGGACGCAGCGACGATGTTTTTCTGCGCCGAGTCCATCACCGCCCGCCAGGACGAGTTCGAGAACGCGTGCGCCTGCTTCGCCCGCGCCGTTCGGCCGGGCGGGATGCTGGCGGCGGCATTCCTGGCCGGATCCCGAGGGTACACCGTTGGCAGCGAGGAATACCCCGCCGTCAGTGTCGGTCCGGATGAGCTGGAAGCAGCCTTCAGCAAGCTCGCAACCGGAATGACGGTCGAGCGGATCGGCGACCGCGAAGAGGAGATTCGCAGCGGCTACTCGGGCATGCTCTTCCTCACCGCCCGCGCCCGCTAA